The sequence CGCAGGTCCCGCTGCTGCCGCACCAGCTCGGGGGGAATCCCGTCGGCCGCGTCGAGCACGTCCACGCCGTGCAACTCGAAGTTGAAGAAGGCGTCCTTGCGGCACGCGCGCCAGGCCGCGCGCAGGGCGGACAGCGGCAGCGTGGTGGCGAAGGTGCCGATGAACGGGAAGCGCACGCCCGGCGTCACCGCCATGGGCAATTCCAGCACCGCGCCCGAGCCGCGCTGGTACGGCCTCGCCGGGTCCGGCCGGTAGGGCACGCGGGGCGCCAGCAGCACGCGCGGCGTGTCCAGCACGGAGCGGGACGGCCGCCCCAAAAGCGCCAGCGTCCCCATCACCGCCGCCTTCGCCGCGTAGTACGGCGCGGCGGGAAAGGCGGACGAGCCATACAGGTAGCCCTGCTCCACCGTGGCCGCGTACAGGTCCGCGTTCAGCGTGTAGCCCGGAGCGCGGAAGCCCACCGGCCGCACGCCCGTGGCCGCGAGAATGGCGGCGTCCGCGCGGGCCAAATCCTCGCGGATGGCGGGCAGCCCCCGGCGCGTGAGCGCGTAGTCGTGCGCGTACGTGTGGCTGGCCACCTCGATGCCGGCCTCGTGCGCGGCGCGCATCCCCGCCGCGGCGCCCGGGTCCGACTCCAGGTCCTCACCGATGGCGAAGAAGGTGCCCGGCACGCCCAGGCCGTCCAGCAGCTCGCGGAAGCGCGGCACCGCCACGGCGTGCACCAGCGTGCGGGCGCGCGCGTCGAGCAGCGACTCCGGCAGGCCGTGGATGCGGCAGTAGTGCGGCAGCGAGTCGAGGTCGACGGAGATGGACGCCAGCCGCACGGTGCCTCACGTCCCGCGGATGCGGATGACGTAGACCAGCTTGCCCACGTTCTTCAGCACGTTGGGCACGCGCTTGAAGAGGTGGATGGACGGCTGGCGCTTCTCGTGGAGCTGGATGGGAATCTCCATCACCTTCAGCCCCTCGCGCCAGGCGCGGATGACGAACTCGCTGGCGAACACGTCCATGTCCACCACGCACTTGTGGATGACGGGCAGCAACGCCTCGCGGCGGAAGGCCTTGAGGCCGTGCGTGTCCGTGCCCTTGAAGCCCAGCGCCACCTTCAACAGCTTGTTGTGCACGCGCGTGGCCGCCCGGCGCACGAGGGGACGCTGGTCGCTGGCGCCCTTGGCCGCCTTGGAACCGACGACCATGTCCGCCTCGCCCCGCTCCAGCCGCGGCAGCGCCGCGTCGTAGAAGGTCAAGTCGCAGAGGTCGATTTCGTCGCAGATGACGTACGTGCCCTTCGCCAGGAGGATGCCGGCCTTCAGCGCGGAGCCGTAGTTGGGCCGCTCCGAGTGGAACCAGCGCAGGCGCGGGTTCTTCGCGCACATCTCTTCCAGGATGCGCGGCGTGGCGTCCCTGGAGCCGTTCTCCGCGAAGATGATTTCGTAGTCGAGCCCGCGCGCATCCAACCCCTGGCGCAGCTCCTCCGCCGCCGAGGCGATGATGGACTCCTCGTTGTAGACCGGGATGACGACGGACAGGTGGGGGGCCATGGAATTGGGTCCCTCAGATATGGGGCGGCAAACGGGCCGTCAACCGTTCAGCGTCCGGGCACAGGCCCGGCCCGCGAGGATGGCGTCCTCCATGGAGGAGTACTCCCACTGCCCGTAGCGCCCGGCGATGAGGATTCCGGCGTGCTCCAGGAAGCGGAGGATCTCCGCCTTCGCGGGTCCGTACGCGTCGTCATAGAGGACGTACGCGTGCGGAATCTCCCGCGCCTGGGCGAAGAGGACGTCGTCAGCGGAGTGGATCATCTGCGAGCGCACCAGGTCCTCCACCGCGTACTTCTCCGCGGTGGCGGGGGCCAATTCGCCGTGGTGGCTGTACTCCACGTAGAAGGTGGACGTGTCCGGCGGCGCCAGCGGCGCGTAGACGGCGGACGGCGAGCCGATGCGGTACGTGTGGAACTCCGGCTCCGGCAGGTAGATCCAATGCCAGGGCTGGCGGTTGGCCCCGCGCGCGGCCACGGCCACGTAGGTGACGGTGGTGGCGCGCAGCCGCTTCGCCGCGGCGGTGACTTCCTCCGGCACGCCCGCGCCGCCCTTGGCCAGCAGCGCCACCAAGCCCGGCAGCGAGATGCTGGACACGAGGCCCGAGTAGCCCAGCACGCGCCCGTCGGACAGCGTCACCTTGCGCGCCTTCCAGTCGATGGCGGTGGGCTCGGTATGGACGCTGAGCTCGCCGCCCTGGAGGTTGCGCTGCATGGCGCGGGCGAGGCTCTCGATGCCGCCCTCGCGCGGGTAGAGGAACGAGGCGTTGTAGCCCACGGCGTCGCTGCCGGCGCCCAGCGCTCCGTCCACGACTTCCTTCAGGTTGGGGCGGGGCACGAAGCGGCCCACCCAGGCGGCGGACAGCTCGCGCGGGTGCACCGTCCAGAGCTTCTGGTTGTAGGGCACCATGAAGTTCTTCGCGAAGCCCTCGCCCATGTAGCGGAGGATGAACTCCTCGAAGTTCTTCGGCTCGCGCTCGCGCAGCGCGCGGCCCTTCTCGCCGTAGATGGCCTCCACGTAGCCGGTGAGGTTCTCCGCCACCACGTCCGGCGGCAGGCCGTGGGTGTTGACCTGGTACGGGAAGCGGGTGAACACGCCGCGCGTGAAGATGCCCGCCTTGCGCTGGATGCGGACCATCTGCCCCGGCAGCCAGACGGTGTTCACCAGGTCCTGGATCTCCGGGTCCCTCAGGTGGAGCCAGTGCCCGGTGGGGTCGAAGTAACACCCATCGATGACCTCGGTCTTGATGAGGCCCCCGACGCGGTCCGACTTCTCGATGAGACGCCAGGGCTTGCGGAGGAAGTGGGCGGTGGACAGTCCCGCGAGTCCCGCGCCAAGGATGACGATGGGTTCCATGACGGGGCGGGTCTACCACCTCCGCCCCGGGGAGGGGGCAACGAACGCACGACGCTCACCGACGGGTGGACAGAGCCCTCGCCCGCCCGGCTGGGAGGACAAGGGAGGGTTCGTTCTGGCATCGACATGCGCGTTCTTTCCGGGCTGGAAACTGCTCTGCTACCCTGCGCGCACCGCGAAGGCGCTCCGCAGCCCGCTCGCGAGCCATTCGCGCCTGTCGGTCCTGTCGAAGGAACCCCATGAAAGTCTCCTGCCCGTCTTGCCAGACGAACTACAACATCGATGACAAGCGGATCCCCCCCGGTGGCGCCAAGCTCAAGTGCGCCCGGTGCCAGACGACCTTCCCCATCAAGCTCGAGGCCGTGAGCGCTCCGGCGCCGGCCGCGCCGCAGGCTCCCGCCATTCCGCTGCCCGGCGCCGCTGCCCCGCAGGCCGCGGCCATCCCGCTGCCCGGCGCCGCGGCGCCGCACTCCGCCGCGATTCCGCTGCCCGGCGCCGCGCCGGACCCGGACGCGTTCGCCTTCGATGACGGCGCCACCGCCGTCACCTCCGCCGCGGCCATTCCGCTGCCGGGCAACGCCGCGCCCTCCGCCGGTGCCATTCCGCTGCCGGGCAACTCCGCGCCGCACTCCGCCGCGATTCCGCTGCCGGGGAGCGCGAGCGCCGCCATCCCGCTGCCGGGTGCCGCCTCCTCGTACGGCGATGCCATTCCGTTGCCGGGTGCCGCCTCGTACGAGGACGCCATTCCGCTGCCGGGCGCCGCCTCGTACGGGGACGCCATTCCGCTGCCGGGCGCCGCCTCGTACGGGGACGCCATTCCGCTGCCGGGCGCCGCGCCCGAGGCGGACGCGTTCGCCTTCGATGATGGCGCCACCGCCGTCACGTCCGCCGCCGCCATTCCGCTTCCGGGCGTCGCGGCGCCCCGCTCCGAGGCCATTCCGCTGCCGGGCGCGGCCTCGCCCATGGACTCCTTCGGCGAGTACGACGACGCCCCGCCCGCGGTGGACAACCGGGACGCGACGCGCGTCGTCCGCATCCCCCTGCCGAGCGACGCGTACCGCGAGCCGCCTCCGTCCACGCACGCCTACGGCACCAGCGACGAGGTGCAGGGCACCGCGCGCGACTTCGACTTCTCCGAGGAGCCGCCGGCCCCGGTGGACGTCCCGGCCGAGTCCTACGGCGCCCCGGGCGTGCCCGGCACCGCGCGCGACTTCGACTTCTCCGACGACGCGCTGCCCGTCCCCGCCCAGCCGCAGCCCGCGGCGGATCCGTTCGCTTTCGACGTGGAGACTTCGAGCAGCGAGGCCCAGGCCTTCGCCCTGCCGCCCACGCCCAACCGAGCGCAGGCGCCGGACTTCGGCGCCCCGGCCGGTGAGGACCCGTTCGCCCTGCCGCCTCCGCCCGCGTACGCGCAGCCGGCCGCCGGGGAGGATCCGTTCGCCCTGCCGCCTCCGCCCATGTCGTCCGAGGCGGATCCGTTCGCCCTGCCGCCTCCGCCCGCGTACGCGCAGCCGGCCGCTGGCGAGGACCCGTTCGCCCTGCCGCCTCCGCCGGCCGCCGCGCCATCGTTCGACTTCGGCGAGTTGCCGTCCCCCGCCGGCGCGGATCCGTTCGCCCTGCCCCCGCCGCCCGCGGCCATGGACTACTCGGACCTGCCGGCCCCCGCGGCTCCGGCCATGGACTTCTCGGACCTGCCCGCGCCGGCCGCGCCGCCTCAGGACCTGTCCTTCGACTTCGCCGAGCCCCCGCCCGCGGCCTCCGCGCCCTCGGCGGATCCGTTCGCGCTGGACTTCGCGCCCCCGCCGGCCGCGCCCGCGCCGGACTTCAACCTCGACTTCGCCGAGCCTCCGCCGCCCGCGTCCGCCGCCCCCGTCAACCCGACGGTGGACTTCGGTGACGTGGACTTCGGCTCGCCGCCGCCCCAGGCCTCCGCGCCCGCCGGCATCCCCGACTCGCTCGAGTTCGACCCCACCGCGCGGCCCGCCGACGACCTGGAGGCAGACCTCTCCGAGCCGCTGCCGCCCCCGCCCAACGCCGGCCCCGCGGACGGCCTGGAGATGCTGTCGTTCATCGACGACGCCGGGAAGGACGCGGGCGCCAACGCCGGCGCCAAGGTGCGCCGCTTCCACGTGCGCCGCCGCTCGGGCAAGGTGTTCGGCCCGTTCGACGAGGGCGTCATCGTCAAGATGCTGGAGGACGGCCAGCTCCTCGGTAACGAGGACGTCTCCACGGACTCGGAGACCTGGTCCGCCATCGGCACGGTGAGCACCTTCGCCGCCGCCATCCAACGGCTCATGGAGGGCCCCGCCAAGGTGGTGGCTCCCACCGCGGCTCCGACGGTGGCCGCCGCCGAGGCCCCGCGCGCCGAGGCCGCTCCGGCCAGCATGAAGCGCCTGGAGCAGCTCTACGAGGGCCGCATGGCCGGCGTGGCCGTGGTGGACCGCAGCGGCGTCCAGGAGAAGTGGAAGAAGCGCATCCCCATGATGGTGGCCGCCGGCATCGGCGTGGTGGTGCTCGGCATCGGCGTGGGCATGGAGTTCGGCTCGCGCTACGGCGCCTATGGCCGCCGCGCCCTCTTCCCCGCCAAGGTCTCCGCCGGCTCGCCCCAGGCGAAGCAGGTGGACGACGCCCGCCAGGCGCTGCTCCAGGACACCTTCGCCAGCTACAAGCAGGCCTACAGCCTCAGCAGCCAGGTGCTCGCGACGGGCGAGTACCCAGCTGTGCGCTCGTTGTGGTGCCAGTCCGTCTCCTACCTGCAGCGCCGCTACGCCGCCGCGGACATGAACGACATGTCCCGCTGCGTGGAGGCGATGCCGGACATCGCGCTCCTCGGCGAGAAGGACGTGGACTTCGTGAAGGCCTCCGCGGCCATGGCCCTCGCCTCGCGCAACGCGGAGTCGGTGCTCCCCGCGCTGGAGGACGCGTACAGCCGCGAGGCCAACCAGGGTGACCTGGAGCTGGCCTTCCTGCTGTCCGAGGCCTACGGCCTGAAGCGCGACACGGCCCGCGCCACGGAGACGCTGAAGAAGGTGCTCGCCCGCGAGCCCAAGTCCGCCAAGGCCCACCACGCCCTGGGCAACCTGCACCAGGCCGCGGGCCGCGCGGACGAGGCCGCCGCCTCGTACGCCGCCGCCCTGGACGCGGACCCGAAGCACGTCGCCTCCGCGGTGGAGCTGGCCGCGGTGGAGCTGCTGGTGCGCAAGGACGGTGAGAAGGGCGCCCAGGCCGTGGACCGCGCCCTCGCCGCGGACGTGCAGTCCGCGCTGGGCCCTGCGGAGCTCGCCCGCGCCCGGGGCCTGCGCGGCGTGGCCCTCTTCCAGCAGCACAAGCCGAAGGAGGCCGAGGCCGAGCTGAACGCCGCCATGGAGAAGGACAAGGGCTCGGCCTTCCTCAAGGCCCAGCTCGCGGTCGTGCTGCGCGCCCAGCGCAACTACGAGGGCGCCCAGCCGCTGTACGCGGAGCTGGCCACCAAGGAACCCGACAACCTCGAGTACACGGACGGCCACATCACCACGCTGGTGATGACGGGGAAGATGCAGGCCGCGCTGGATGCCGTGCAGAAGGCCAACAAGAAGTTCCCCAGCGAGGCGCGCATCGCCTACCTCTACGGCCGCATCGAGGACGCGCTCGACAAGGCCGTCGAGGCGGAAGGCCACTACAAGCGCGCCATCGCCGCGGACCCCAAGCTGGTGGAGGCGAGCCTCTACCTGGGCCGCTTCTACCTGCGCGCGCGCCGCAACGCCGAGGCGCGTCCCCAACTGGAGGCGGCGGCCGCCAAGGCCCCGGACCATGCCGGCGTGCATGCCGGTCTGGGTGAGCTGGCCCTGGCGGAGAACAACGCGCTGCTGGCGCAGCAGGAGTTCGAGCGGGCCGTGCAGGTGGACCCCAACCTCGCGGACGCCCACCTGGGCCTGTCCCGCGTGGCGCTCTTGAATGGGGACCTGGAGAAGGCGCAGGCGGAGGCCAACACCGCCCTGGAGCTGGACCCGCACCTCTTGAAGGACGGCCGGCTGCAGCGCGGCATCGTGCTCTGGCGGCTGGGCAAGCTCGAGGACGCGGTGGCGGAGCTGGAGAAGGCCAAGGCGGAGGACCCGCGCTCCACCACCACGCCGATTACGCTCGGCGCGGTGCTGCTGGAGAAGGGCGACCTGGCCGGCGCGGAGAGCAACCTCGGCCTCGCGCTGAGCAACGAGCCCTCCAACCACGAGGCGCTCTACTACCTGGGCCTCGTCAAGGCGAAGCGGCTGGAGTTCACCGGCGCCGTGGACAACATGCGCAAGGCGGTGGAGCGCGCGCCGGAGCGCCCGGACTACCACTACGCCTACGGCGTCATCCTCCGCGACGCGAAGAACCTGCCGGACGCCATGAAGGAGTGGCAGAAGGCGGTGGAGCTGGACCCGAAGAACGCGGACGCGCACGAGGCCCTGGGCCACGCGCTCCTGGAGGGCGGCCAGTTCGACGAGGCGATTGAGTCCTTCGAGGCCAGCCTCAAGGCCGACCCGCGCCGCACCCGCGTGCTGGGCTCCATTGGCGACGCGTACTTCAGCGCCGCCCGGTGGACGGACGCCGTCAAGCGCTACCAGACGGCCCTCAAGGAGGACCCGAAGCTCACCTACGTCTATTACAAGGTTGCCCGCGCCTTCACGGAGCAGGCCCAGTTCGCCAAGGCCATCGACTGGTACCGCAAGGCCACCAACGCCGAGCCGGAGAACCCGATGGCCTTCTACTACCTGGGCTTCGCCTATAAGGAGAAGAACAAGCGCCGGGAGGCCGTCCAGGCCTTCAAGGACTACCTCTCCAAGAAGCCGGACGCGACGGACAAGAAAGACATCGAGGACGAAATCTACGACCTCGAGCACTAGGCTCCTTCCAGTAGCAGCCGGTAGCAGGCCGGCCGTGGCGTCTTCCGCCCGGCCGGTGCGTCAGACGAAAAGGGGACCCGGCGTCCGCCCCTGAGCAGCCCGGGTGCGAGGAACCTTGCTGGCCCCCACCCGGGGTGACTACAAGGCGCCCCATGCTGGACCTCCGCAACGTCGCGCAGAACTTCGATGCCGTTGTCGCCCGCCTGAAGACGCGGGGCGGCAACCTGGACCTGGGCCCCTTCCAGCGCCTCTTCTCCGAGCGGCGCGAGCTTTACGTCTCCATGGAGTCTCTGGCCGCCCGTCGCAACGCGGCCAACGAGGAGATGAAGCGCAAGGCGAAGGAGGACCCCAAGGCGCTGGACGCGCTGCGCGGGGACCTGCGCGCCGTGTCGCAGGAAATCAAGGAGAAGGAGGCCCGCCTCAAGGAGGTGGAGGAGGAAATCAACCGCATCCTCCTGCTCATCCCCAACGTCCCCCACGAGTCCGTGCCCGTGGGCGGCGGCGCCGAGGACAACGTCCTGGTGCGCGCGTGGGGCGAGAAGCCCAACCTGCTCTTCGCGCCGAAGCAGCACTTCGAGCTGGGCGAGAAGCTGGGCATGCTCGACTTCGAGCGCGCCTCCAAGGTGTCCGGCAGCCGCTTCGCCTTCTACAAGGGCGCGCTGGCGCGGCTGGAGCGGGCGCTCGTCACGTTCATGATCGACGTGCACAACCAGAAGGGCTACCTGGAGATGCTGCCGCCCTACCTGGTGCTGCGCGAGACGATGATGGGCACCGGGCAGCTCCCCAAGTTCGAGGACGACGCCTTCAAGACGCTGGGGGACCCGGAGCGCTTCCTCATCCCCACCTCGGAAGTGCCCGTCACCAACTACCACGCGGACGAAATCCTGGAGGGCGAGCACCTCCCCCTGCGCTACTGCGCCTTCAGCCCCTGCTTCCGGGCCGAGGCCGGCTCGGCGGGCAAGGACACCCGCGGCCTCATCCGCCAGCACCAGTTCCACAAGGTGGAGTTGGTGAAGTTCTCCACGCCGGAGAAGAGCCTGGAGGAGCTGGAGGCCCTGACGGACGACGCCTGCGACATCCTCCGCCGGCTCGGCCTGCACCACCGGGTGATGCTGCTGTGCACCGGTGACATGGGCTTCGCCTCCCGGAAGACGTTCGACATCGAGGTGTGGCTGCCCGGCCAGGACACGTACCGCGAGATTTCCTCCTGCTCGGACTTCGGCGACTTCCAGGCCCGCCGGGCGAAGATTCGCTACCGGGCCCAGAAGGGAGACAAGCCCCAGCTCGTCCACACGCTCAACGGCAGTGGCCTGGCGGTGGGGCGGACGACCGTCGCCATCCTGGAGAACTACCAGCGCGAGGACGGAAGCGTGGCCATCCCGGAGGCGTTGTGGCCGTACATGGGGGGGCTGAAGGAGCTGAAGCCACTTTGAGCCGAATACCGGCTTGCAACGGGCCCCGAATCAGGTAGAAGGGCGGCCCCACGGTCGCCGTCGGACCACGGGACTCCGCCGGCTCTGTAGCATGGAGGCGTGGCCGAGCGGCTGAAGGCAGCGGTCTTGAAAACCGCAGAGGGTGCAAGCTCTCCGTAGGTTCGAATCCTACCGCCTCCGTTTTTGTGCTTGAGTTTTGCGGTTCTTTGACAGAGAAGAGTTGGAGAGATGGCCGAGAGGCTGAAGGCACAGGTTTGCTAAACCTGCATACTCGAAAGGGTATCGAGGGTTCGAATCCCTCTCTCTCCGCCACTTGTTGTAGTAAGCAGCGCCGGAAGAAATGCTCCCTTAGCTCAGCTGGATAGAGCGTCGGACTACGAATCCGAAGGCCGGAGGTTCGAATCCTCCAGGGAGCGCACTTCTTCATGTTGCGTTGTTCTCATGAGTGACGACGAAGCTTTCATGCGGCAGGCGCTTGCGCTCGCGCGGGAAGCCGCGGAACTCGGAGAGGTCCCAGTCGGTGCTGTGGCGGTGCATGACGGCAAGGTCATTGGCACAGGCTTCAACCGCCGCGAAGTGGACCGACACCCCCTCGCTCACGCTGAAATGCTGGCGATGGATGCCGCCGCGCGAAGTCTTGGCGTCTGGCGGCTCTCGGGTGTCACCCTGTATGTGACGCTGGAGCCCTGCGCCATGTGCGCTGGTGCCCTGGTTCAATCCCGGGTGACACGTCTGGTGTTCGGTACCACGGACCCGAAGGCCGGCGCGGTCGGCTCTCTCTACAACCTCGCCGAGGAGCCCAGACACAATCACAGGCTCCAGGTAACGAGTGGTATCCTGGCGGACGAAAGCCGCCTGCTTTTGAAGACGTTCTTCGAGCGCCTGCGCACGAAGAAACGTGAAAATTGAATACTGGAGAGCTGGCCGAGTGGTCGAAGGCACCTGACTCGAAATCAGGCGTACCGGCAACGGTACCGTAGGTTCGAATCCTACGCTCTCCGCTCCAGATTTCTGGAGAGGTGGCCGAGCGGTTGAAGGCGCACGCCTGGAACGCGTGTATATCTGAAAGGGTATCGTGGGTTCGAATCCCACCCTCTCCGTTGTTGTTTCAGCAGTAGGTTGTTACAGACTTTGTGGTCGGGACAACGTGGGGGCGTGAACCCCGCCAGGTCCGGAAGGAAGCAACGGTAGCGTACTTCCGCGTGTGTCCCGGCCGTTTCTTGTGAGGAGCCGGCATCCTGTTCAGGGTGCCGGCTCTTCGCCTTTGCGGGCAGGCCCTCGCCCGCGCCCTTCCCTGCCCTAGTCGCGGATGAGCAGCGTCTCGCGGCCAATGCGGCGCGCCACCCGGAAGCCCGCGGCCTGGAGCTCCGGGAGGGCTCGGTCCTCGAAGGTGACGGCGCGGTTGAAGGTCCTGTCTCGCATGGCGTGTTGGAAGGCGCCGTCGTGGGGCCAGTCGCAGGTGAGCCAGGGCATCTGCTGGCCCAGGTAGAAGAAGCCGCCCGCGCCCCACAGCCCCTCGTTGACGATGAGCAGCCCGTGCGCGTCGCCCCCTTCCGTGGCGGCCACAATCGCGCGGAACTGGTCCGCCCGCAGGTCCGTCGAGGGGAAGAAGGCGGCCGCGCCCAGCCCCGTCCCCACGGCGAGCGCCGCGAGGCCCCAGCGGGCCGCTGCCTGCGCGCGAGCGCGGATGAAGACAGCCACCGGTGCCGCCGCGGCGAGCACGGCCAGCACCAGCCCGGGGTAGAGGAAGCGCTCCTCCTTGTGCGCGGTGGTCAGCAGCACGCCCGTGTACACGGCCGCGCACCACAGCGGCAGGGACACCGCGCGGCGCTGGCCCAGACTGGCCAGTCCCAGGAGCGCGGCCCCCCAGGCCCAGAGGGGCACGGCGGAGAAGAATGGCCGCACGTAGTACACGGGCGGGTCCGAGCCGAAGCGAGCCGCCGCCTCGCCGGAGAAGACGTTGAAGCGCGCGTAGGCGAGGAAGGAGTGGAAGGGCGTGCCCCATGTGGCGAAGTCGAGGACGCCCAGCCCCGCCGCCACCACCGCGCCGCCCAGGCAGGTGAAGGCCAGCACCCGCCAGCGCTTTGCCGCCGCCAGCCACACCAGCGCGGCCACCACGAAGATGGCGGACGGGTAGCGCGTCACCACCGCCATTCCCAGGGCCGCTCCGCCCAGGAGGCCCGCGCGCGCGGTTCGCTCGCGCCTGTCCAGCGCCTCCATGGCCACCACGAGGAAGGACGCGGAGAAGGACTCGCCCAGGGTGCGGCCCGCGAAGACGAGTACCGGCCCGTAGAGGCCCACCAGGAGGGCGGCCAGTTCCCCGCCCTGGGGGCCGGCACGGCGCGCGACGAAGCGGTACGCGGCCCAGAGGCTCCACGCGTGCAGCGCGGCCTGGGGAATGGCCACCACCGCCCGGTAGCCCTGGGGCCGGGTGATTCCGAGCAGCTCCGCCAGCTTCAGGAAACCGGCCAGCACGCCGGGCACGGCCCAGTTGCGGATGCCGTCCTTCCACTCCCAGGCGAGCACGCCGTAGCCGTGGACGCGCCAGAAGGCGGGCTCCAGGGCCTGGTACACCTCGTCCGGGTGGATGCGCCCGAGCTGCAGCACGGCGATGACGGCGGGGATGAGCGCCACCACCGGCAGGAGGAGGACGGGCCAGCGGCCACCATTCCGGGGCGCGGGGCCGGGCAGGTCCGGAGCCGGCTCGGGTGTTGACTCGGGAACGGCGGGAGCTGGGAAGTGGGGAGCGGGCGCGGACACGGGCGCGGACGACTCTCCCCGCCCCTCAGCCCCGGCGCAAGATGCGCGACGTTCGTCCGCTCGCTCTCCGCTCGGGTTGGAGTAGGAACGCGGGTAACCCAGGAGGAGAAGACATGCCGGACGTCATCGTGGTGGGGGCAGGGCACAACGGCCTCGTGACAGCGGCGCTGCTGGCGCGCCGGGGCCTTTCGGTCACCGTCCTCGAGGACAAGGACGTGATTGGCGGCGCGTGCCGCACGGAGTACCCCTTCCGCACCGCGCCGAAGCTGGGGGTGTCCACCGGCGCGTACCTGCTGGGGCTCATGCCGCCGGAGCTGCTGCGCGAGCTGGAGCTGGATTTGCCCCTCAAGCGCAGGGACCCGCATTACTTCCTGCCCACCACCGGCAAGAAGTACCTGCTGTTCGGCTCGGACGAGCGCGAGCTGAAGCGCCAGTTCCAGGAGTTCTTCTCCCAGGAGGACTGGGAGGCCAACCAGGCCCTGAACGCCGAGCTGGCCGCGCTGCGCGACGACATCGCCCCGACGTGGCTCATGCCTCCGGTGTCGATTGAGGAGACCGCCGAGCGCTTCGTCCGCCCCGCCCTGCGCCAGCACTTCGTGCGCCTGTGTCGCGGCACGGCGCGCGAGTACCTGGAGCGCTTCGGCTTCAAGTCGGATTTGGTGAAGGCCATGTACGCGGTGACGGACGCGTTCTCCGGGCTCGACGGCGGCTACGACACGCCC comes from Pyxidicoccus parkwaysis and encodes:
- the serS gene encoding serine--tRNA ligase; the protein is MLDLRNVAQNFDAVVARLKTRGGNLDLGPFQRLFSERRELYVSMESLAARRNAANEEMKRKAKEDPKALDALRGDLRAVSQEIKEKEARLKEVEEEINRILLLIPNVPHESVPVGGGAEDNVLVRAWGEKPNLLFAPKQHFELGEKLGMLDFERASKVSGSRFAFYKGALARLERALVTFMIDVHNQKGYLEMLPPYLVLRETMMGTGQLPKFEDDAFKTLGDPERFLIPTSEVPVTNYHADEILEGEHLPLRYCAFSPCFRAEAGSAGKDTRGLIRQHQFHKVELVKFSTPEKSLEELEALTDDACDILRRLGLHHRVMLLCTGDMGFASRKTFDIEVWLPGQDTYREISSCSDFGDFQARRAKIRYRAQKGDKPQLVHTLNGSGLAVGRTTVAILENYQREDGSVAIPEALWPYMGGLKELKPL
- a CDS encoding tetratricopeptide repeat protein is translated as MKVSCPSCQTNYNIDDKRIPPGGAKLKCARCQTTFPIKLEAVSAPAPAAPQAPAIPLPGAAAPQAAAIPLPGAAAPHSAAIPLPGAAPDPDAFAFDDGATAVTSAAAIPLPGNAAPSAGAIPLPGNSAPHSAAIPLPGSASAAIPLPGAASSYGDAIPLPGAASYEDAIPLPGAASYGDAIPLPGAASYGDAIPLPGAAPEADAFAFDDGATAVTSAAAIPLPGVAAPRSEAIPLPGAASPMDSFGEYDDAPPAVDNRDATRVVRIPLPSDAYREPPPSTHAYGTSDEVQGTARDFDFSEEPPAPVDVPAESYGAPGVPGTARDFDFSDDALPVPAQPQPAADPFAFDVETSSSEAQAFALPPTPNRAQAPDFGAPAGEDPFALPPPPAYAQPAAGEDPFALPPPPMSSEADPFALPPPPAYAQPAAGEDPFALPPPPAAAPSFDFGELPSPAGADPFALPPPPAAMDYSDLPAPAAPAMDFSDLPAPAAPPQDLSFDFAEPPPAASAPSADPFALDFAPPPAAPAPDFNLDFAEPPPPASAAPVNPTVDFGDVDFGSPPPQASAPAGIPDSLEFDPTARPADDLEADLSEPLPPPPNAGPADGLEMLSFIDDAGKDAGANAGAKVRRFHVRRRSGKVFGPFDEGVIVKMLEDGQLLGNEDVSTDSETWSAIGTVSTFAAAIQRLMEGPAKVVAPTAAPTVAAAEAPRAEAAPASMKRLEQLYEGRMAGVAVVDRSGVQEKWKKRIPMMVAAGIGVVVLGIGVGMEFGSRYGAYGRRALFPAKVSAGSPQAKQVDDARQALLQDTFASYKQAYSLSSQVLATGEYPAVRSLWCQSVSYLQRRYAAADMNDMSRCVEAMPDIALLGEKDVDFVKASAAMALASRNAESVLPALEDAYSREANQGDLELAFLLSEAYGLKRDTARATETLKKVLAREPKSAKAHHALGNLHQAAGRADEAAASYAAALDADPKHVASAVELAAVELLVRKDGEKGAQAVDRALAADVQSALGPAELARARGLRGVALFQQHKPKEAEAELNAAMEKDKGSAFLKAQLAVVLRAQRNYEGAQPLYAELATKEPDNLEYTDGHITTLVMTGKMQAALDAVQKANKKFPSEARIAYLYGRIEDALDKAVEAEGHYKRAIAADPKLVEASLYLGRFYLRARRNAEARPQLEAAAAKAPDHAGVHAGLGELALAENNALLAQQEFERAVQVDPNLADAHLGLSRVALLNGDLEKAQAEANTALELDPHLLKDGRLQRGIVLWRLGKLEDAVAELEKAKAEDPRSTTTPITLGAVLLEKGDLAGAESNLGLALSNEPSNHEALYYLGLVKAKRLEFTGAVDNMRKAVERAPERPDYHYAYGVILRDAKNLPDAMKEWQKAVELDPKNADAHEALGHALLEGGQFDEAIESFEASLKADPRRTRVLGSIGDAYFSAARWTDAVKRYQTALKEDPKLTYVYYKVARAFTEQAQFAKAIDWYRKATNAEPENPMAFYYLGFAYKEKNKRREAVQAFKDYLSKKPDATDKKDIEDEIYDLEH
- a CDS encoding polysaccharide deacetylase family protein; this translates as MRLASISVDLDSLPHYCRIHGLPESLLDARARTLVHAVAVPRFRELLDGLGVPGTFFAIGEDLESDPGAAAGMRAAHEAGIEVASHTYAHDYALTRRGLPAIREDLARADAAILAATGVRPVGFRAPGYTLNADLYAATVEQGYLYGSSAFPAAPYYAAKAAVMGTLALLGRPSRSVLDTPRVLLAPRVPYRPDPARPYQRGSGAVLELPMAVTPGVRFPFIGTFATTLPLSALRAAWRACRKDAFFNFELHGVDVLDAADGIPPELVRQQRDLRVSAARKMARLREVFGWLKAECDVVTLRDAAGRLSATL
- a CDS encoding protoporphyrinogen/coproporphyrinogen oxidase, whose protein sequence is MEPIVILGAGLAGLSTAHFLRKPWRLIEKSDRVGGLIKTEVIDGCYFDPTGHWLHLRDPEIQDLVNTVWLPGQMVRIQRKAGIFTRGVFTRFPYQVNTHGLPPDVVAENLTGYVEAIYGEKGRALREREPKNFEEFILRYMGEGFAKNFMVPYNQKLWTVHPRELSAAWVGRFVPRPNLKEVVDGALGAGSDAVGYNASFLYPREGGIESLARAMQRNLQGGELSVHTEPTAIDWKARKVTLSDGRVLGYSGLVSSISLPGLVALLAKGGAGVPEEVTAAAKRLRATTVTYVAVAARGANRQPWHWIYLPEPEFHTYRIGSPSAVYAPLAPPDTSTFYVEYSHHGELAPATAEKYAVEDLVRSQMIHSADDVLFAQAREIPHAYVLYDDAYGPAKAEILRFLEHAGILIAGRYGQWEYSSMEDAILAGRACARTLNG
- a CDS encoding glycosyltransferase family 2 protein, coding for MAPHLSVVIPVYNEESIIASAAEELRQGLDARGLDYEIIFAENGSRDATPRILEEMCAKNPRLRWFHSERPNYGSALKAGILLAKGTYVICDEIDLCDLTFYDAALPRLERGEADMVVGSKAAKGASDQRPLVRRAATRVHNKLLKVALGFKGTDTHGLKAFRREALLPVIHKCVVDMDVFASEFVIRAWREGLKVMEIPIQLHEKRQPSIHLFKRVPNVLKNVGKLVYVIRIRGT